TCTTCAGGTCATCCCACATGGCCGCGTCACGGAAAAAGCTGGTAACGCCGATCAGCAGCTCCTTGAAGAGCAGCTCGACTTCTTGAGGGTTCTTCGCCAGTAAACGGGCATAGTCGGCAATCGAAGCGAGCTTGTGAATCCCCATGCGCCGCTCGATCCGTCGATAGACCGAGGTGGGTTTGTAGAGCGAGAAGTCGTGCCGGGTCTTTGCTTTGAGAATGGCGGTGATCTTTTCAAAGTTGCCCTGCTCGTTATCGCGCTCCCCCTGCTCGGTCTTCCAGCGCGGTGCAGCGTAACCAAGAAAATCGATGATGCGGGCCGGTATTTCCTCTGCCGGGGCAACGATGTCGGCATAGCCCGCAGCGATAACGCTTTTAGGCATGCTGTCGAACTTGGCTGAAACAGGTTCCTGAACCAGCGCCAGACCACCCTGCTCCTTAATGGCACACAGCCCCAGAGTGCCGTCCGAGCCCATCCCGGAGAGGATCACGCCAATGCTCTGCTCGGTGCAATCCGCTGCCAGCGAACGCAGAAAAATGTCTATCGGCAGCCGCAGTCCGTGTTTTGCCTCAGGAACCTCAATCTGCAGAGTCCGGTTGCTGATCAGCATATCTTTATTGGGGGGGGATAACATAAACACAGTCAGGCAGCACAGTGGTCCTGCCATTGACCTGCTGGACCTTCATGCTGGTGAAGCGTTGCAGGAGTTCTGGAAGATTGCCGGTGTGATCAGGGGAGAGGTGCTGAACCACGACAAAAGCAATGCCGCACTCTTTGGGGACATGACGTAAAAACAGTTCCAACGCCTCCAGACCGCCAGCAGAAGTTCCTATGCCGACGATGGGGAAGAGCGGAGGTGGCCTTTCTGCATTGATGAGCGGTTTCGTTTTTGCACCCTGCATGGAGGTCTCCGGATGAAAACAAAAAACGACCCACAAAGGGAGTCGCAACTCCGAGCTATCTGGGCATCTAAAAGGACAACTCATTAAGAAATCGTTAAGTGAGCATGTCTATGAGTATACCAAATGGCAATTTAATTACGTAGAAATAAAAGGAAAATGGCCCAAATAGCTGTCGTCAATATTCACTTTTGCAAGGATTTCGACATAGCCCCGTTAGGCCATCCCAGGGAATCTTCAGAATGTAGTTAATTGATTATCATTGAAGGCCACTGAGGCCATTGAATATTTGTGAGGGCACGCAAAAAAAACTGAGGATTGCATCCATTCCTGACAAAACAGCCCCGATGAGGCTTCACCGGGGCTGTTTTATTTCAACTGGCAATACGGGTCAAACAATCTCAACCAGTTCGATCTCAAAGTTTAGGTCTTTACCAGCCATCGGATGATTCGCATCCAGCACAATTTTGTCGCCTTCAACTTCAACCACGGTCAGCAGGACTGGCTGGCCATCGTCGAGTTCCGCCTGAAATTGCTGGCCGACTTCCGGGGTGAGCCCTTCTTCAAACTGACCAAGGCTGGACTCAATAACCATCTCAGGTTTGCGCGGGCCATACGCCTTCTCCTCAGAGATTCGGACCGTCTTTGATTCGCCGATCTTCATCCCCACAACGGCCTGCTCAAAGCCAGGGATCACCTGACCACCACCGACCTCAAATTCTAAAGGATCATTTCCGACAGAACTGTCAAAGGTTGTCCCATCATCAAAAGTCCCGGTGTAATGAACCTTAACTTTATTCCCTGCTACTGCGACTGACATAACCTCTCCATAAAAGCTGTTGGCCGCTACGTACGACCAGTTAAAAACAGACTTGGCGATTATCAAATGCTCAGCTTTGCCCAGATGGCCGGATAAATCAACCCCCCCTAAATCCTTTTTCCGAAGACCGCTTGACAGCCAGATTCAGCCAGAGCTATAACGGAATGAACGTTCATTCCACAGGAGAACCAAGATGACGATTGAAGAAGTTGACAAATGCCATGCGGTGACACAAGCAGCACTTGAGCTGATTGCCGTGCAAGGCTTTCATGGCACTCCAATTTCACAGATCGCCAAACTGGCCGGTGTCAGCGTCGGCAGCATCTACCGTTACTTCGCCGATAAGGATGCGTTGATTCACGCGATCCATACGCAGGTCGAAGAGAAGATGCACGATGCGCTGACTACCCAACTTTCCGTGAATCTGGCCAACCGCGAGCTTTTTATGCAACTGATAAAAACCCTGGTGCTCCACCTCTACACCAATCCCCTCGAGTTTAAATTTATTGAACAATATTATAATTCACCGTTCGGTGTTGAAAAGATGCGTAAAAAATTTCTGGAGGATGCGGATCCCTGCCTGTGCTCTGATCAGGACAAGCCTTTTTTCGATCTTCTCTGTGAGGAGCGTGGCAAGACGATCAAAAACCTGCCGGTGTCGATGATTCACGCGCTGGCCTTCGGTCCAATGATCTTTCTTGTGCGCGACCTGCACTCCGGATTCGTTGCGCTGAATGATGACCTGCTGCAGCAATTTGCAGCCAGTTGCTGGGACGCAATAAAACTTTAAGAGGCATGCGTTTTCGACTGCGGAGATTAAAGTGGCAACCCTGCGTCTGCGACCGATCCTCATGACCACCGGAGCCACGGTGCTCGCCAATATTTCCCTGGCGCTGTTGCCGAGAGCCTTACGCAGATCGGCTGGGTCATTGTCGACGGCTTGTCGTTCGGGACTCTTTTGACCCTGTTCGTCATCCCGGCGGTTTATCTATTGCTCGCGCGTAAACGTCAACCTATGATGGCAGAGGACACTAATTAAGTTAATGAACCTGAGTCTACCCGCAACCAGCACCACAGAGGTGATCGCATGATAAAGGACAAGAACATGCTGAAGATGAGTTCCAGATCGATCCTGATTCCGCTGCTGCTCCTGTTTCTTGGCGGCTGCGCCCTCGGTCCGAATTATCAGAAACCTGCGGCGCTGGTGCCGATCCACTACAAAAATGATGCCCCCTGGAAGACGGCTACCCCCAGTGATCAGCTTGAAAAAGGGAACTGGTGGGAGATTTACGCCGACGACAGCCTGAACGGGCTGGAACAACAGGCGAATGCCGCCAATCAAACCCTGAAGGCCGCCTACGCGCGGCTGACGCAAGCTCAGGCCGCGGCCGGGATCAGCAAGGCGGACCGCGTGCCGCGCCTCGACCTGAACGCCAGCGCCAATCGCAGTCGCACCCCCGGTGCGTTTTCATCGACTGGCAGCGGCGTGGTCGGGAACCAGTTCCGCCTGCCGCTCACCCTGGGATATGAGATTGATCTC
Above is a genomic segment from Geopsychrobacter electrodiphilus DSM 16401 containing:
- a CDS encoding TetR/AcrR family transcriptional regulator, with the protein product MTIEEVDKCHAVTQAALELIAVQGFHGTPISQIAKLAGVSVGSIYRYFADKDALIHAIHTQVEEKMHDALTTQLSVNLANRELFMQLIKTLVLHLYTNPLEFKFIEQYYNSPFGVEKMRKKFLEDADPCLCSDQDKPFFDLLCEERGKTIKNLPVSMIHALAFGPMIFLVRDLHSGFVALNDDLLQQFAASCWDAIKL
- a CDS encoding chemotaxis protein CheB, which gives rise to MQGAKTKPLINAERPPPLFPIVGIGTSAGGLEALELFLRHVPKECGIAFVVVQHLSPDHTGNLPELLQRFTSMKVQQVNGRTTVLPDCVYVIPPQ
- a CDS encoding FKBP-type peptidyl-prolyl cis-trans isomerase, which translates into the protein MSVAVAGNKVKVHYTGTFDDGTTFDSSVGNDPLEFEVGGGQVIPGFEQAVVGMKIGESKTVRISEEKAYGPRKPEMVIESSLGQFEEGLTPEVGQQFQAELDDGQPVLLTVVEVEGDKIVLDANHPMAGKDLNFEIELVEIV